From Aquificota bacterium, one genomic window encodes:
- a CDS encoding dihydroorotate dehydrogenase, giving the protein MPDLSVELFGIRFKNPVWVASGTFGYGLEALELYDVSKLGAVVTKGISLRPRQGNAPERIAETPCGMLNSIGLQNPGVEGFLKKIYPEIKKIDTHFIANVFGEEEEEYVEVCLALEEAEKVVAYELNVSCPNVKKGGMLFGHDPEVLRRLVERVKSKVKKPVLVKLSPNTGDVKSFAKVCVEAGADGLVLINTLLGMKIDVNSQRPELSTLMGGLSGPAILPIAVRMVWEVFSYLGSSIPIIGVGGIYDTDSALQHILAGALCVQVGTANFFDPYAPLRIIEGIEEYMRQRSVENFTDLVGKAHQLVVR; this is encoded by the coding sequence ATGCCTGACCTTTCTGTGGAGCTTTTTGGTATAAGGTTCAAAAACCCCGTATGGGTGGCTTCTGGAACATTTGGCTATGGCTTGGAAGCTCTTGAGCTTTATGATGTATCAAAGCTTGGTGCTGTGGTTACAAAGGGCATATCCCTTAGGCCAAGGCAAGGAAACGCACCGGAGAGGATAGCTGAAACCCCCTGCGGTATGCTAAACTCCATAGGCCTTCAAAACCCAGGAGTGGAAGGCTTTTTAAAGAAGATATACCCAGAGATAAAAAAGATAGATACCCATTTCATAGCCAACGTCTTTGGAGAAGAGGAGGAGGAGTATGTAGAGGTTTGCCTTGCCCTTGAGGAGGCCGAAAAGGTAGTGGCCTATGAGCTAAATGTGTCTTGTCCCAACGTAAAAAAGGGTGGTATGCTCTTTGGCCATGATCCAGAGGTATTAAGGAGGCTCGTAGAGAGGGTAAAGTCAAAGGTCAAAAAGCCCGTGCTTGTAAAGCTATCACCCAACACGGGAGATGTAAAAAGCTTTGCCAAGGTATGCGTAGAGGCTGGCGCAGATGGCCTTGTGCTAATAAATACCTTGCTTGGTATGAAGATAGATGTAAATAGCCAAAGGCCTGAGCTTTCCACCCTTATGGGTGGACTATCTGGCCCTGCCATACTTCCCATAGCGGTAAGGATGGTTTGGGAGGTCTTCTCATACCTTGGCTCTTCCATCCCCATAATAGGCGTGGGAGGAATATACGATACGGATTCTGCTTTGCAACACATCCTTGCTGGAGCCCTATGCGTACAGGTAGGAACGGCCAACTTCTTTGACCCTTATGCACCTTTGAGGATCATTGAAGGCATAGAGGAGTATATGCGACAAAGGTCTGTGGAAAACTTTACCGACCTTGTGGGCAAGGCCCATCAGTTGGTGGTGAGGTAA
- the aroE gene encoding shikimate dehydrogenase, giving the protein MNLDGKTEVYGVVGYPIKHSLSPVFQNKAFEYHSINAVYVPFEVKPEEFEIAFKGLKALGVKGVNITLPHKEKALELADFVDGHAKAIGSANTLKFTQEGVYAYNTDWIGFLKSVKKLLPQLKDIKALVLGAGGSSRAILYALKGEGSEVFLWNRTIEKVYKLCENFGCKVVERPERVIDEVKLIVNTTSSGLKEDDPPLFDYDLLKPTHVVIDIIYKETPLLKKAKEKGCPFQDGLDMLLYQGMESFRIWTGLEVPYEVVKEAVLKFV; this is encoded by the coding sequence ATGAACCTTGATGGCAAAACGGAAGTCTACGGTGTAGTGGGCTATCCTATCAAACACTCCCTTTCTCCTGTATTTCAAAACAAGGCCTTTGAATACCATTCAATAAACGCCGTTTATGTGCCTTTTGAAGTAAAGCCAGAAGAGTTTGAAATAGCCTTTAAGGGCCTAAAGGCCCTTGGCGTAAAAGGAGTTAATATAACCTTGCCCCACAAAGAAAAGGCCCTTGAGCTTGCGGACTTTGTAGATGGCCACGCAAAGGCTATAGGGTCTGCCAACACATTAAAGTTTACTCAAGAGGGTGTATATGCCTACAACACGGATTGGATAGGCTTTTTAAAGTCTGTGAAGAAGCTATTGCCACAGTTAAAAGATATTAAAGCCTTGGTTCTTGGAGCAGGTGGTTCTTCAAGGGCCATCCTTTATGCTCTAAAAGGTGAAGGGTCAGAGGTTTTTCTGTGGAACAGGACCATAGAAAAAGTCTACAAACTTTGTGAAAACTTTGGTTGTAAGGTGGTGGAAAGGCCAGAGAGGGTAATAGATGAGGTTAAACTTATAGTCAATACTACCTCCTCAGGATTAAAAGAGGACGATCCACCCCTTTTTGATTATGACCTACTTAAGCCAACCCACGTAGTAATAGATATCATATATAAGGAAACGCCCCTTTTGAAAAAGGCCAAAGAGAAAGGTTGTCCTTTCCAAGATGGCTTAGATATGCTCTTATACCAAGGAATGGAAAGCTTTAGAATATGGACAGGTTTGGAAGTTCCTTATGAAGTGGTGAAGGAAGCTGTGTTAAAGTTCGTATAA
- a CDS encoding NifU family protein, with protein MEEKELKEVEAILEKIRPALKEHHGNLKVVDIKEGEVYLQFEGGCTDCPIVDVSVKNVVDVAIKGNLSWVKKVEILQPKYQIG; from the coding sequence ATGGAAGAGAAAGAACTTAAAGAGGTTGAAGCCATACTTGAGAAAATAAGGCCAGCTCTAAAGGAACACCATGGGAACCTTAAGGTGGTAGATATAAAAGAAGGGGAGGTTTACCTTCAGTTTGAAGGTGGTTGCACAGACTGTCCTATAGTGGATGTAAGCGTCAAAAACGTTGTAGATGTAGCAATCAAGGGCAATCTAAGCTGGGTCAAAAAGGTGGAAATACTTCAACCTAAGTATCAGATAGGATGA
- a CDS encoding DUF1858 domain-containing protein, translating to MKERITFDISLTELFQSIPEAKEVLMKYGYSKLVEEDIEDVVVDKLTLKGFCRLMDLDEEAQGNLWQEIQDLYRKVEE from the coding sequence ATGAAGGAAAGGATCACCTTTGATATAAGCTTAACAGAACTTTTCCAAAGCATTCCGGAGGCAAAGGAAGTGCTTATGAAGTACGGCTATTCAAAGCTTGTAGAAGAGGACATTGAAGACGTGGTGGTGGATAAGCTAACTCTCAAGGGTTTTTGTAGGCTGATGGATTTGGATGAGGAAGCTCAGGGAAATCTTTGGCAGGAGATTCAAGATTTATATAGAAAGGTGGAGGAATAG
- a CDS encoding sulfurtransferase TusA family protein, translating into MKLEDIKPDVVHDVVGTFCPVPVAETARMIKTMQIGQVLELIADDPGVVEDIPAWCKATGQEFLGMYEEDGEYHLFVKKVKES; encoded by the coding sequence ATGAAGCTTGAGGATATAAAGCCGGACGTGGTGCATGACGTGGTTGGTACCTTTTGTCCAGTGCCAGTGGCAGAAACGGCAAGGATGATAAAAACTATGCAGATAGGGCAGGTGCTTGAGCTTATAGCAGATGACCCAGGTGTGGTGGAAGATATACCCGCTTGGTGCAAGGCAACTGGCCAGGAGTTTTTGGGTATGTATGAAGAGGATGGCGAATACCATCTTTTTGTAAAAAAGGTTAAAGAGTCATGA
- a CDS encoding iron-sulfur cluster assembly scaffold protein, whose amino-acid sequence MFEYSEKVLDHFLNPRNVGVLEDANAVGQCGNPACGDAMLFTLKINPENDVIEDVRFKTFGCGSAIAVSSQLTEMIKGKPISYALNLTYKDIFDELGGLPPQKIHCTNLGLETLHVAIKDYLLKQGRVEEAMRIPDCYEEEEEESREFEFLST is encoded by the coding sequence ATGTTTGAATATAGCGAAAAGGTTTTGGACCATTTTTTGAACCCACGTAATGTGGGTGTGCTTGAGGATGCCAATGCTGTAGGGCAGTGTGGCAATCCAGCCTGTGGAGATGCCATGCTCTTTACCCTTAAGATAAATCCAGAGAACGATGTTATAGAGGATGTAAGGTTTAAGACCTTTGGTTGTGGTTCTGCCATTGCCGTTTCCTCCCAGCTTACTGAGATGATAAAGGGCAAGCCCATAAGCTACGCCCTCAACCTTACCTACAAGGACATTTTTGACGAGCTTGGTGGCCTCCCTCCTCAGAAGATACACTGCACCAACCTTGGGCTAGAAACGCTTCATGTGGCCATAAAGGATTATCTCCTCAAGCAAGGAAGAGTGGAAGAAGCTATGCGCATACCAGACTGCTACGAAGAGGAAGAGGAAGAAAGCAGGGAGTTTGAGTTCCTATCCACATGA
- a CDS encoding alpha/beta hydrolase, which translates to MFIYEATNPQLILIHLHGFASNVVGSKVSFLRERSLQGRFSFFAMDLDYHTTTTTRTLEVIDVLVKGFSQKFEEVWLSGSSHGGYVILNYIKLYRPNRAKKVFLFAPSYSTLQLTMEEVGEENCKNWLEGKEDLKIVECETGLEVVINREFAADIRERGYEIIYDGEINFPTELPYEIYVFHGTKDNVVPVEHSRLFTSKVKVKHYLEIEDDHRLSNTFKDIVEKFL; encoded by the coding sequence ATGTTCATATACGAGGCTACCAACCCTCAGCTTATTTTAATACACCTCCATGGCTTTGCAAGCAATGTGGTGGGCAGCAAAGTATCCTTCCTAAGAGAAAGGTCTCTACAAGGGAGATTTTCCTTCTTTGCCATGGACTTGGACTATCATACTACAACCACCACAAGAACCCTTGAAGTGATTGATGTCCTTGTAAAGGGCTTTTCCCAGAAGTTTGAAGAAGTGTGGCTCTCCGGAAGCTCTCACGGTGGCTATGTAATATTGAATTATATAAAGCTCTATAGACCCAATAGGGCTAAAAAGGTCTTTCTCTTTGCCCCTTCTTACTCTACTTTGCAGTTGACTATGGAAGAAGTAGGTGAAGAAAACTGCAAAAATTGGCTTGAGGGAAAAGAAGACTTAAAGATTGTAGAGTGTGAGACTGGCCTTGAAGTTGTCATAAACAGGGAGTTTGCGGCGGATATAAGAGAAAGGGGTTACGAGATAATATATGATGGAGAGATAAACTTTCCCACAGAACTGCCTTATGAGATATATGTTTTCCATGGTACAAAAGATAATGTGGTGCCTGTAGAACACTCAAGGCTTTTTACAAGCAAGGTAAAGGTTAAACATTATTTAGAGATTGAGGATGATCATAGGCTTAGCAACACTTTCAAAGATATAGTGGAAAAGTTTTTGTAG
- a CDS encoding SEC59/DGK1/VTE5 family protein, with amino-acid sequence MLDLEVRRKLFHLFALLLWLLPINFFPKPLTILSFLLVLFINLLTVMGFWKERFPFYYRLVYKLEREKNYSKPSIQALWANLGIFLGFLIFGKEASTVGVVVLAVGDAFAGMVGIRYGKRRIGNKSLEGAFAFFLSVFFVLSPFIGLWQAFIVALLSSVAEILPLKLDDNFTIPLIASLVYKILML; translated from the coding sequence ATATTGGATCTGGAAGTAAGGAGAAAGCTTTTTCACCTTTTTGCCCTTTTACTCTGGCTTCTGCCCATAAACTTCTTCCCAAAGCCTTTGACTATCCTTTCTTTCCTGCTTGTTTTGTTTATAAACCTTTTAACTGTTATGGGTTTTTGGAAGGAAAGATTTCCCTTTTACTATAGACTCGTTTATAAGCTTGAGAGGGAAAAGAACTATTCAAAGCCAAGCATACAAGCCCTATGGGCCAATCTGGGAATTTTTCTCGGCTTTCTTATCTTTGGTAAAGAGGCTTCTACGGTGGGTGTGGTAGTATTGGCGGTGGGGGATGCCTTTGCGGGTATGGTGGGTATAAGGTATGGGAAAAGAAGGATAGGAAATAAAAGCCTTGAAGGCGCCTTTGCCTTTTTCCTTTCCGTCTTTTTTGTCCTTTCTCCTTTTATAGGTTTGTGGCAGGCTTTTATAGTTGCTTTGTTGTCTTCTGTAGCAGAAATTTTGCCTTTAAAGCTTGATGATAACTTCACCATACCCTTAATAGCAAGCTTGGTTTATAAAATACTTATGCTATAA
- a CDS encoding 2-amino-3,7-dideoxy-D-threo-hept-6-ulosonate synthase: MSLGKVLRLERLMNRDTGKTIIVPMDHGVSSGPMEGIENIRKAVEDVAEGGANAVVLHKGMVKAGHRGRGKDIGLIVHLSASTDWAPTKNDKVLVCTVEEAIKLGADGVSIHVNIGADMEREMLRDFGYVAKVCEEWGMPLLAMVYGRGKDMNQYEPKVVAHCARLGAELGADIVKVPYTGDPESFSKVVEGCPIPVVIAGGPKMKTEREVLEMVYGAIKAGAKGLSIGRNIFQAKDRVKMVKALSLIVHEGKGVEEALKILE; encoded by the coding sequence ATGAGCTTGGGAAAGGTGCTTAGGCTTGAAAGGCTTATGAACAGAGATACTGGAAAGACCATAATAGTGCCAATGGACCACGGAGTTAGCTCTGGTCCAATGGAAGGTATAGAAAACATACGCAAGGCTGTGGAAGATGTGGCAGAAGGTGGTGCCAATGCGGTGGTGCTTCACAAAGGCATGGTAAAGGCCGGACATAGGGGCAGGGGCAAAGACATAGGCCTAATAGTGCATCTTTCCGCATCCACCGATTGGGCTCCCACCAAGAACGATAAGGTGCTTGTTTGCACTGTGGAAGAGGCTATAAAGCTCGGCGCAGATGGCGTATCCATACATGTGAACATAGGCGCAGATATGGAGAGGGAGATGCTAAGAGACTTTGGCTATGTGGCCAAAGTTTGCGAAGAGTGGGGCATGCCCTTGCTTGCCATGGTCTACGGCAGGGGAAAGGATATGAACCAGTATGAACCGAAGGTGGTTGCCCATTGTGCAAGGCTTGGTGCAGAGCTGGGAGCGGACATAGTAAAGGTGCCTTATACGGGGGACCCTGAGAGCTTTTCAAAGGTGGTGGAAGGTTGTCCCATACCGGTGGTTATAGCTGGCGGTCCCAAGATGAAAACGGAGAGGGAAGTGCTTGAGATGGTTTATGGAGCCATAAAGGCTGGAGCAAAGGGCCTATCCATAGGAAGGAACATCTTCCAAGCAAAGGATAGGGTAAAGATGGTAAAGGCTCTTAGCCTTATAGTGCATGAGGGCAAAGGGGTAGAAGAGGCATTAAAAATACTTGAGTGA
- a CDS encoding enoyl-ACP reductase has translation MGLLEGKKALITGVANERSIAYGIAKAFRREGAELAFTYANEKLKKRVEEIAQELGSNLTFECDVSKDEHIKGLHDWLSNTWGSLDIIVHSIAYAPKEEFKGGVIDTSREGFKIAMDISVYSLIALTRELLPLMEGREGSIITLSYYGAEKVVPHYNVMGIAKAALESTVRYLAYDIAKYGHRINAISAGPIKTLAAYSITGFHLLMEHTMKVNPFGRAITIEEVGDTAVFLCSPWARAITGEVIHVDNGYHIMGVFGREEEIKKEVFGENKE, from the coding sequence ATGGGGCTTTTGGAAGGTAAAAAAGCTCTTATAACGGGTGTGGCAAACGAAAGGAGCATAGCCTATGGTATAGCCAAAGCCTTTCGCAGAGAAGGTGCGGAGCTTGCCTTTACCTACGCCAACGAGAAGTTAAAAAAGAGGGTGGAAGAAATAGCTCAGGAGCTGGGTTCTAACCTTACCTTTGAGTGTGATGTTTCAAAGGATGAGCATATAAAAGGACTGCATGACTGGCTCTCTAATACTTGGGGAAGTCTTGACATAATAGTGCATTCTATTGCCTATGCGCCAAAGGAGGAGTTCAAGGGTGGCGTTATAGACACATCAAGGGAAGGCTTTAAGATAGCCATGGACATATCCGTTTATTCTCTCATAGCCCTTACAAGGGAGCTACTGCCCCTTATGGAAGGAAGGGAAGGCTCCATAATTACCCTATCTTACTATGGAGCGGAGAAGGTGGTGCCACATTACAACGTGATGGGTATAGCAAAGGCAGCCCTTGAAAGCACTGTAAGATATTTGGCCTACGATATAGCAAAGTATGGCCATAGGATAAACGCTATATCCGCCGGGCCTATAAAAACCCTTGCCGCCTACAGCATAACTGGCTTTCATCTCCTTATGGAGCATACCATGAAGGTAAACCCCTTTGGAAGGGCCATAACCATAGAAGAGGTAGGAGATACGGCAGTATTTTTGTGTAGCCCTTGGGCAAGGGCTATAACGGGAGAGGTCATCCATGTGGACAACGGCTACCATATTATGGGCGTATTTGGAAGGGAGGAGGAGATAAAGAAGGAAGTCTTTGGAGAAAACAAGGAATGA
- the purL gene encoding phosphoribosylformylglycinamidine synthase subunit PurL: MKSFELYGLKEEEYKRIVDRLGREPNSAELGILGALWSEHCSYKSSKVHLRKFPTKASWVVQGPGENAGVVELDQKVWLAFKIESHNHPSYIEPFHGSATGVGGIIRDILSMGARPIALVDSLRFGLPIDKRIVKGVVRGISHYGNCVGIPTVAGETYFEECYKTNPLVNAFCLGVLPAGKMLRARGKVGDLLFLLGSATGRDGIHGAVMASGEFDESSEEKLPNVQVGDPYFGKKLIEALLQIIDEGLISGLQDLGAAGLSGSASELASKSKCGVELWLDRVPLREENMKPFEILLSESQERMLLVVQEDKVERLKELAKFYHLEGEVVGRLTEDGVFRAYYKDELVAELPVSLIVDEAPVYEKPYKEPEYIKTLRSFDQRELPEVDIRESIKKLLASPNICSKEWIYSQYDHQVGTNTVLKPGGDCAVLRVKWVVRPELRSDKLIAITSEGNGRMVFLNPYEGGKYIVAEALRNLACVGAKPLGITDCLNFGNPDRPEIMWQLVKAIEGMADACEFFGVPVVSGNVSLYNETVERGEIRNIYPTPILVAVGAIDKGKFVDHRFKEEGDLVFLVGDIKREYSLGGSEFLKVVHGKVGGDVPAVDMEKEKRLHDLLLRLIEEDVIRSAHDVSVGGLAITLLECLFGSGLGMDLNLYIEDRLDFFLFSENPSLVVLSVEKEKAERLKDEVEASGLDWMLLGRVREDGLFTLTNNEESIFENSVKEFEEIWQKALENML; encoded by the coding sequence ATGAAAAGCTTTGAACTGTATGGCCTTAAGGAAGAGGAGTACAAAAGGATAGTAGATAGGCTTGGAAGGGAGCCAAACAGTGCAGAGCTTGGCATCCTTGGAGCCTTGTGGTCTGAGCATTGTTCTTATAAGTCTTCTAAGGTTCATCTTAGAAAATTCCCCACAAAGGCAAGCTGGGTGGTGCAAGGTCCCGGTGAGAATGCGGGCGTGGTAGAGCTGGACCAAAAGGTCTGGCTTGCCTTCAAAATAGAAAGCCACAACCATCCGTCCTACATAGAGCCTTTTCATGGTTCTGCCACTGGCGTGGGTGGAATAATAAGGGACATACTCTCCATGGGCGCAAGGCCCATAGCCCTTGTGGACTCTTTGAGGTTTGGCTTGCCCATTGACAAGAGGATAGTAAAGGGTGTGGTAAGAGGCATTTCCCACTATGGCAACTGTGTGGGCATTCCTACCGTAGCTGGAGAGACCTACTTTGAAGAGTGCTACAAAACCAACCCATTGGTAAATGCCTTTTGTCTTGGAGTTTTGCCCGCTGGAAAGATGCTTAGGGCAAGGGGGAAGGTAGGAGACCTTCTTTTCTTGCTTGGTTCTGCAACGGGTAGAGATGGCATACATGGGGCTGTTATGGCCTCTGGCGAGTTTGATGAGAGCTCTGAGGAAAAGCTTCCCAACGTGCAGGTGGGAGACCCATACTTTGGCAAAAAGCTCATAGAAGCCCTTTTGCAGATAATTGATGAAGGCCTTATATCTGGCCTTCAAGATCTTGGCGCCGCTGGCCTTTCTGGTTCTGCTTCGGAGCTGGCAAGCAAGTCCAAGTGTGGTGTGGAGCTTTGGCTGGATAGGGTTCCGCTTAGAGAAGAAAACATGAAGCCTTTTGAAATACTCCTTTCCGAAAGCCAAGAGAGGATGTTGCTTGTTGTTCAAGAAGACAAGGTGGAAAGGCTAAAGGAGCTTGCCAAGTTTTACCATCTTGAAGGCGAAGTGGTAGGAAGGCTTACAGAGGATGGAGTCTTTAGAGCCTACTATAAGGATGAGCTTGTGGCAGAGCTTCCAGTTAGCTTAATAGTGGATGAGGCACCGGTTTATGAAAAGCCCTACAAAGAGCCAGAGTATATAAAGACCTTAAGGTCCTTTGACCAAAGGGAGCTTCCGGAGGTGGATATAAGAGAGTCTATTAAGAAGCTCCTTGCCTCTCCAAACATATGTTCAAAGGAATGGATATACAGCCAGTATGACCATCAGGTAGGCACAAACACGGTGCTAAAGCCCGGTGGAGACTGTGCCGTGCTAAGGGTCAAATGGGTTGTAAGGCCAGAGTTAAGGAGCGACAAGCTTATAGCTATAACTTCGGAAGGCAATGGAAGGATGGTCTTTTTAAACCCCTATGAGGGTGGCAAGTATATAGTGGCCGAGGCCTTGAGGAACCTTGCCTGCGTGGGTGCTAAGCCCTTAGGGATTACAGACTGTCTTAACTTTGGAAACCCAGACAGGCCGGAGATAATGTGGCAGTTGGTAAAGGCCATAGAAGGTATGGCTGATGCCTGTGAGTTCTTTGGCGTGCCTGTGGTAAGCGGAAATGTGTCCTTGTATAACGAAACGGTAGAAAGAGGAGAGATAAGGAACATATATCCCACACCCATACTTGTGGCCGTGGGTGCCATAGATAAGGGCAAGTTTGTGGACCACAGGTTTAAGGAAGAAGGGGACTTGGTTTTTCTCGTGGGTGATATAAAAAGGGAGTATTCCCTTGGAGGCAGTGAATTTCTAAAGGTAGTCCATGGCAAAGTGGGTGGTGATGTGCCAGCTGTGGATATGGAGAAGGAAAAGAGGCTTCATGATCTCCTTCTAAGGCTTATTGAGGAAGATGTAATAAGGTCTGCCCATGATGTTTCCGTGGGTGGCCTTGCCATTACACTCCTTGAGTGCCTTTTTGGTAGTGGCCTTGGTATGGACCTAAACCTTTACATAGAAGACCGTCTTGACTTTTTCCTTTTCTCAGAAAACCCAAGCCTTGTGGTCTTAAGCGTGGAAAAGGAAAAGGCAGAAAGGCTAAAGGATGAGGTGGAGGCCTCTGGCCTTGACTGGATGCTACTTGGCAGGGTAAGGGAGGATGGCCTTTTTACCCTTACCAACAACGAGGAGTCTATTTTTGAAAACAGCGTAAAAGAGTTTGAGGAGATATGGCAAAAGGCCTTAGAAAACATGCTTTGA
- the lspA gene encoding signal peptidase II gives MAKGLRKHALIYIAVATLVLFLDLFTKRMTEVYLAERDISLLPFLHLVLIYNKGVAFGLLSNAPDFLRIPLLLITPLLALVITFLYTIRSKNTFVSILMGMVGGGALGNLYDRAFLGRVRDFIYLSYGGLSWPAFNLADASISIAIVLLLLRGFFLRDKNK, from the coding sequence ATGGCAAAAGGCCTTAGAAAACATGCTTTGATATATATAGCCGTTGCTACATTGGTTCTTTTTTTGGACCTTTTTACAAAAAGGATGACAGAGGTTTATCTTGCAGAGAGGGACATAAGCCTTTTGCCCTTTTTGCACTTGGTTCTTATCTACAACAAAGGGGTTGCCTTTGGCCTTCTTTCTAATGCTCCCGATTTTTTAAGGATTCCTTTGCTTTTAATAACACCCCTTTTGGCTTTAGTTATTACCTTTCTTTACACCATAAGGTCAAAGAATACCTTTGTTAGCATACTTATGGGCATGGTGGGCGGTGGTGCTTTGGGAAACCTTTACGATAGGGCATTCTTGGGAAGGGTGAGGGACTTTATATACCTTTCTTACGGAGGCCTCTCCTGGCCAGCCTTTAACTTGGCCGATGCCAGCATAAGCATAGCCATAGTCCTTTTGCTTTTGAGAGGCTTTTTCCTACGTGATAAAAATAAATGA
- a CDS encoding flippase-like domain-containing protein, whose product MKKLFPFALTLLFLALLFYFIPVEDLLKSLQKINPLNLILAFFSYSLSQLFRTLRWKILIKDLPFSHLFLINSANIMFNNLLPARTGELSWFYYLKQLDVKLSLSLWTFFIGRLYDLFSLLFLLFLSLSFLKVIMLLPSLMLFIFALSLPWLYFIIPPFGKLKDFKVFIKNETSFKLVLLIFSLSLLSTTTKFASLLLLLDLEHISLYKSFLAFLGGELSSVLPIHSFMGFGTYELAFGLPLKVIGESLKEWLKLGFLFHNFLLISSLAWGVPSALALSRTKSP is encoded by the coding sequence TTGAAAAAACTTTTTCCTTTTGCCCTTACCCTTCTTTTCCTTGCCCTTCTTTTTTATTTCATACCAGTTGAGGACCTCTTAAAAAGCCTTCAAAAAATAAATCCTTTGAACCTAATTTTAGCTTTCTTCTCTTATAGCCTTAGCCAGCTTTTTAGAACGTTGAGGTGGAAAATACTCATAAAAGACCTTCCTTTTTCCCACCTTTTTCTTATCAACTCAGCCAACATTATGTTTAATAATCTTTTGCCCGCAAGGACTGGAGAGCTAAGCTGGTTTTATTACCTAAAACAGTTAGATGTAAAACTGTCCTTGTCCCTTTGGACCTTTTTTATAGGAAGGCTTTATGACCTTTTTAGCCTGCTTTTTTTACTTTTCCTTAGCCTTTCTTTCCTAAAGGTTATAATGCTTTTGCCTTCTCTTATGCTTTTTATTTTTGCCCTTTCCCTCCCTTGGCTTTACTTTATAATACCGCCATTTGGTAAGTTAAAGGACTTTAAAGTTTTTATAAAAAATGAAACAAGCTTTAAGTTGGTCCTCCTAATCTTTTCTCTATCCCTCCTTTCCACCACCACCAAGTTTGCAAGCCTTCTCCTCCTTCTTGACCTTGAGCATATTAGCCTATACAAAAGCTTCCTTGCCTTTTTGGGTGGAGAACTTAGCTCTGTCCTTCCAATCCATAGCTTTATGGGCTTTGGTACTTATGAGCTTGCCTTTGGCTTGCCATTAAAAGTTATCGGAGAAAGTTTAAAGGAGTGGCTAAAGCTTGGCTTTCTATTCCATAACTTCTTGCTTATCTCTTCCCTTGCGTGGGGTGTGCCTTCTGCTTTGGCTTTGAGTAGAACAAAAAGCCCTTAG
- a CDS encoding FAD-dependent oxidoreductase yields MKYDVIIVGGGASGLSCALTLVSARGRGWQWAENRKYLLFDLNNSDLNKAFLRNVPGLDPMAGTELLEKIKEQIKSWGGVDMLEEEVVRVEKKGDVFEVESSSGKVFTTDYVVLAGGFHNFNIRGLQVEVMDNPKSPKPGRVMIKHKDYEVDKNLFVIGTLAGLSSHFTSCAGSGVEVAVEILSRFAGKRIVIHDVPEQG; encoded by the coding sequence ATGAAGTATGACGTTATTATAGTTGGTGGTGGTGCAAGTGGTCTTTCTTGTGCTTTGACTTTGGTATCTGCCAGAGGAAGAGGTTGGCAATGGGCAGAGAATAGGAAGTACCTTCTCTTTGACCTAAACAATTCCGACCTAAATAAGGCTTTTTTAAGAAATGTGCCCGGCTTGGATCCAATGGCTGGCACAGAGCTTTTAGAAAAGATAAAAGAACAGATAAAGAGTTGGGGTGGTGTGGATATGCTTGAAGAGGAAGTAGTCCGTGTAGAAAAGAAGGGTGATGTTTTTGAAGTGGAAAGCTCCTCTGGCAAGGTCTTTACAACAGATTATGTGGTGCTTGCTGGTGGTTTTCATAACTTTAACATAAGGGGTTTGCAAGTAGAGGTGATGGATAATCCCAAATCTCCAAAGCCTGGTAGGGTCATGATAAAGCACAAGGATTATGAAGTGGATAAAAATCTCTTTGTAATTGGTACTCTTGCAGGCCTTTCCTCTCATTTTACTTCCTGCGCAGGTTCTGGTGTAGAGGTGGCCGTTGAAATACTGTCCAGGTTTGCAGGCAAAAGGATAGTTATACACGACGTGCCAGAACAGGGTTGA
- a CDS encoding thioredoxin family protein, translated as MFEGFEELTDRDFYEKAMAGEKPAVVLLTTPDNPQNEVFYVVLLKYQKLYGDKINFYWLDVSKHTSAEDLGVFSFPTVLYFRDTMELERHDYTPSEEDVERAIRRLLRL; from the coding sequence ATGTTTGAAGGCTTTGAGGAGTTAACCGATAGAGACTTTTATGAAAAGGCTATGGCTGGAGAAAAGCCTGCTGTGGTGCTTCTTACAACGCCAGACAATCCCCAGAATGAAGTCTTTTATGTGGTTTTGTTAAAATACCAAAAGCTATACGGCGATAAGATAAACTTCTATTGGCTTGATGTGAGCAAGCATACAAGCGCAGAGGACCTGGGAGTTTTTAGCTTTCCAACCGTTCTTTACTTTAGGGACACAATGGAGTTGGAAAGGCACGATTATACTCCTTCCGAAGAGGATGTGGAAAGGGCCATAAGGAGATTGTTAAGACTATGA